DNA from Brassica napus cultivar Da-Ae chromosome C4, Da-Ae, whole genome shotgun sequence:
TCTCTCTGCAATGTCTTATACAAGATAATCTCTATGATTATTGCAAAGCGGCTAGAGATTATTCTTCCCTCCATGGTATCTCCTCATCAATCAGCTTTTGTCAAAGGGCGTCTGCTTATTGAGAATGTCTTGCTGGCCACGGAAATGGTTCAGAAGTTCAACCAGAAAAATATATCCAGTCGGGGGGTTCTTAAAGTAGATCTTCGGAAAGCTTTCGATTCTCTACGGTGGGACTTCATTATACAAGTTCTGAAAGCAGCTCAGTTTCCTTCCACCTTCATCAATTGGATTCAGCAGTGTATAACTACCACCAGCTTCTCAATCAATGTCAACGGAGATCTATGTGGCTTCTTTAAAGGGGAGCAGGGCGTGAGACAGGGGGATCCGATCTCACCTTATCTGTTCATCATTGCAATGGAGGTGTTCGGGAGACTTCTTGAACGGAAATTCGAAGATGGAAGCATTGGATATCACCCTAAGGGGCAAGATCCCAAGATTTCTCATCTAGCTTTTGCTGATGATGTGATGGTTTTCTTTGATGGCTCCCATAATTCTTTAAATGAGCTCAGCTCAACTCTGGAAACCTTCCACCGGCTCTCAGGTCTAGAAATGAACAGAGAAAAATCTGCGTTGTACACAGCTGGAACAGATGCTGAGGAACAAGAAAGCCTTGCGGCCTTTGGTTTCACTCAGGGATCCTTCCCTTTTCGGTATTTAGGGCTCCCTCTTACCCACATGAAGCTACAGAAATCTGAGTATTCTCCTCTATTGGATGCAATATCTAATAGATTCAACCACTGGACAACGAAAGCCCTGACTTTTGCTGGCAGGTTACAGTTAATATCTTCGGTTATCTGCAGTACTGTCAACTTTTGGATCTCCGCCTTCATGCTGCCAAAGGCTTGTATCAAGCAAATTGAAGGTATGTGCAATCACTTCATGTGGTCTGGTGATATTGCAAAGAAACATGgagtgaaagttgcttggagcaCTGTCTGCCAGCCTAAGGAAGAAGGCGGTTTGGGACTAAGAAACTTCAGCCTCTGGAATAAAACCCTTAACCTGAAACTTATCTGGCTTCTTTTCTCCAACTCTGACTCCCTGTGGGTTGCCTGGATGAGAAAGCATAATCTAAAAGATCACCGCTTCTGGAGCGCACCAGCAATGGCTACTAGCTCCTGGATCTAGAAAAGCCTTACCTCCCTGCGCCCCCTAGCTCAGAAGTTCTTGAGATGCTCCCTGCGAAATGGGGCTACTGCTAAGTTCTGGTTTGATCACTGGCTGCCCATAGGTCCGCTGCTTTCTTTTGTTGGCCAGGAGGGTCCTCTTCTGATGGGAATTCCCATAACTAGCAATGTCGCTGATGCCTGCACTGCTTTAGGTTGGAGGGTTCCTTCCCACCGTGTTAGACATCAGAGAGTTGCAGAAGCCCGCGACAGTATGATTGCTCACCCTCTTCCCAACCTAGCTCAAGGTCCTGATGTTTTCTCTTGGGTCGTTCCAGGCTCTACGTCCCCGGGCTTCTCTTCTGGGTTAACTTGGGAGCATCTTCGTCAAAAGTTTCCCAAACTCTCATGGACTCGTTCTGTTTGGTTTAAAGGCTGCATTCCCAAGCATGCCTTTACTTTCTGGGTGGCTCATCTGGATAGGCTTCATGTCAGACAGAGACTTGTCACTTGGGGCATTGATGTTCCTGACACATGCGTTCTGTGTAACCGGTTCTCTGAATCAAGAGAGCATCTGTTCCTGGAGTGCGAGTACAGCAAAAATATTTGGAGCAAGTTGTTTACGAAGCTGGGAGAGCCTCGTACGCGGATGCGAAACTGGTCAGCTTTGATCCATTGGTTACAGGCTGCAAGGGGAAAACGACTTTTCACCATTAAGCATATTGCTACTCAGGCCATAGTTTATCTGATATGGAGGGAAAGGAACTCAAGATTACATGCTGGGAACCCGCTACCCCACTCGGTCGTGTTCAAACAGCTAGATAGATGCGTAAGGGACATCGCTCTCGCTCGCAGGGACATGAAAAGATTCCAGACTATGCTATCCATCTGGTTTAGATATGACTAAGAGCTTATGATTCTGAAGCAAGCTGCTTCCTCCGAGTTACTTTAGACTTTTTTCCACTTTTTTTTGGGTCTTTTGTAACTTTTTAGCTTCGCCGAGCTGTTGTAAAAACGTTTCCTTGTTGGTataaattcacattttatcaaaaaaaaatatatatatatccaactcagttattgtattttaaaagaaaaaatagaatacaCCATCGGAGATGGTGTAAGCAATGAGCTTTCCTTAGCaatatatctaattttaataAGAAGCGCCAGAGCCCAGAGGTTTTCGATAAAAAAACCAATTAAATTAGATAATAATTTGATGTTCTCCATCTCCACATCTACGACTCTTTATATCAGAGTTGTTTAAGTAAAATGTCAGAGTTGTTTGTCCACCACTCACACCCAACAGacgattatatattttttaaaatattaataaggcAATAAAATATTCAGTAAAGTTATTATACGCTGGTTTTTAAATAGGAGTGGTGCTAGACAATGACTGGTTTTGTTATGAATATTATTTTCGTAGAGTTTCCTCAAAGGGAAAGCATCTCTTATTTCCGAATGAGGACACTTTTCCTCCCgaataatttattttcctttGATATATTTAGCGATGCAGGCAAGTAAATGTACATTATAACtatacttttaattttatctttaataCAGATCTCCGACCTTTCTAGCTAGGTTTCTTTCCTGTATTTTGGTGGTATAATACCAGTTATAATACCTTTCTTAATGGTTTAGCTCATCGTCTTGTCACCATTGCGATGATATTTGACTGTATTGATTAGTACAACTGTAgatcatataaaatgaaaaccctataaatcttctttttcttttaacgaaaaaaaaaaaatcttcttttttttttgcttaaagaaAACCCAATAAATCATAcgcaagaaaataaaaaattgtccCTAcactttttatttgattaatattttctttgggTTTACGGATTTTATATATTCCAGAAAATGATGATAATTTAATCAACAATAGTTGTActttagttataattttatttttaataaatgaaatgtGATGAGTCGACAAAAAGAAGAATGAAATGTgatgaaacacaaaaatatttttacacttTTCATGTCAAACTCTGGAAGCTTAAGTTTTTGCTTTCTATAATTAGCAACATCAACTTATTCAGTCTCTCATGATTTCACTATACATAAAAATGGACAATAAACATATAGTATaagctaattaataataaataaaagattaatataagaccatatatatatatgtaatctgaAAATATTCTATTAATCTGAAAATGTTGGTAGACAAATACGTATTTATTTACTACATAAtaacaatatattattaaaatcatcttGTATATAGAATTCGGATATGGTCATGAAAccattatttttaaagttggtTGTATTTGTGACAGCAAAACAATTGAGGTACGTTTCGTAATTGTATAAAGTATTAGGAATAATTAAATGATGGGCAACAAAAAGAACGACACGAAGTTGGGAGTAAATAGGGAGCTGGGCAACAAAAAGAACGACACGAAGTTGGGAGTAAATAGGGAGCACTGGCGCATAGTTTGACCCACCGGAGCGACAACAGAAGAGTGCGAGCGTGCCAGTAGGGCTTCCACTCATAATGCGCTCCACACGCTTTTGTACATTAGTGGCTTTGCACAAATCATTTGAtatctttaatttatttattattctagttctatataaaaatatttcatagaCTTTTATTATAAGTTGGAACCCATACTTTACGTTATATATTTATGCATTTTGGAGGTGCCAAGAAAATGACAGGCTCTGATAGTTTTGTTGTCAATGGGAATTTATAAGAACTTCTGGCTGTAGTATATATTTCTCTGGAAAACCATAGAGAAACTATAATTCAGGAAATACAAATCAGTCATACCGACATGCCGTTTTTTGAAATTTCCAACAGTGAAATGAAAAGATAAATTCTACAGAAGTCCGTCTATGTCCTAGTCTTTACCAACAAAACAATAaccattgaattttttttttccgtcaatagttttttttccgtcaatagttttttaatttttcacttgtttaaatttaatattatgattaaaaataaaatacgttTTCTTCATGTAGAATATATATGAatgtatatatgttatatttcacTGAATGttacaataaaatatttctcaTTCTTAATATAGTCTTtctgttgtaattagagagtttagagactgaatatttatgtattattaatgatcaatagatgttcctttatataaggattacaagatagagataaaaggaaagtGTACATATCCCTATCCAAgaggaaataggaaaactactaaaacatagaaaaatgaAACTATCTATATCCTAAGTCGGCTAAGgctttggccgactctctctcctccttgtgGCCGCGGTTGGGCTTGATGTGGCCGACAGGCTTTCtcctcttgtcttggttaatggcaatccactccatgatttataacactcccccttggatgccataaccatacatgatttgtagtacgcttcatgttgcctcattaaaaccttatcaggaaaacccagtgggaccaAACCacgatgaaggaaaaagagtacaacacgcactactccccctgatgtgaacctcaatgtaggttctacattctacgcatcttgTGCGTGATATTTCCTGTATGTATAGGATGTGAAGTAATCGGCCAGTTTCATTACTAAGCCGTAACTAGACCACTTCgacctcttaggtcgtttctcatgtcttttgacatcgagtgtcccggtaaagcatatgtgctaagcaatgtgaatcacattgtcctcggagatcactattgggtctttgAAAATCGTGTTTGCATATGTCCATAGTGtagacgtgatcgtctactcTTAACTCTTTACTATGGTCGGATAAACCAAGTACTTATGGACAATGTAATAGACATGGTTATCATGAACCTATGACTCGATCTGGTCGATCCATGTCTGGGTCATATACCTCGTCTATACATGTCcactacttgtctcatgagtgttcaagatcaatgatcttTGTTGTTAGTTTACAATCTCTTATTATGGCTCTGTGGCCGAACACTCTCATAGATGTGGTCATCGATTTCTTTGCCTTTAGGCAGTACCATATCTATCTCGAACATTGTAGTCCTttatccatctcttgatggtgtctcatgacctctgttgctgtggattatatcacacactgaaatgtatatattaggtcatagatctcggctctcacaagcttatggattacaatacatttgtatccggttgatcttttgtctctactagcccgtgatcaagaagaagggccAAACGTCTTTTAGTCTTAGTCGGACGCGTCTAGTAGAAGAGCCAGACGTTCTTTGCTGAAAGGCCGGACGCCCTTAGATGGACAGAGTCGGACATCTTTAGTTTGAAGGGCCAGGGCCGGACGCTTTTGgtcggacacccacatagatttattctatgcctactaacctcttttaggtttagtataatcacaaggaatttcaaatatatgaattgtattggattgtcttttatacaactccaagatcaatgatcatgcgtgatcaatttcttttacatactatatgcagctgctttacgtttcagtccatgaatcaacttaggaacgaagctgttctttcatcttatccagtgattcatatgctgcttactacatcatttgtatctaatttttttttcttatgaccagaccattgtcaatttcgaaaatcGGTAgaagcatccaccacataggagtttatttccttataatatgttcctttgatctctgtgagtaccttgtgtaacaagctataatctaatgctgttaagtaggaagacatgaacactcttagacctcgtgatcatgttccttctctcacggtttctttatctcacaagatccatctatttcactggttttaTCAGATGGcatttctgtatatgtatatggccaatacgcccatctctcttttagatactttgaacctccacgttttatcttttataatctttatgattgtatgagtactcattcgtgggttcatgatcctcgcttatctctttatgttcaagtgctattctcTTATGCATCTTCATGTAACattcatgtgtgtgtgtgtcgacactttcatgtggttccattatgttccagacatgatctgatcactttgagatttcattatccaagacctttgttacctagtagcttggcgtcccaagccacatggtttggtaccttagatgtgtagctgcgcagccttttctcaatgtatGGTATGGTTTTTCTTATAAtctcggatctgtattctatgcaccattcttatctatccgagattcctttatcttatggaacacttggtctatcttgtatagactctatagcaacttgattatgtctcttctaggacattcatttggtgctaagctggttagtcatttctcgggtcagtgtctggcatttcgattaTCTAACtttgtataatctttctttggacgtcttaaatcataatctatagtccgaggatctttgccaagacaatgatggttaataCCATTCATTCTTTTATAATTCTTTCTTTGTTCATTGTACCAGCTTATAGCTTTCTCCTTATGATGTTGGATAGATGGATTCATTGATCAtgcaatccgtgtacctggccactatttgatcacccatgttttggctctcgGTTCTTTTGATTTCGTGGAGAAAGtcctattttatatattcccaatcctcttctgaggttccatcttagacggcacatatatgtatgtggtggtttattcaaaatattttaagatggtgtatgtctggttttatgacccatattcaatctgagatgggaatatctatgctcacttatatggtctgatgcatattatcattctatacatgtaaattcataatgtccccaagcttatagacttttaGAGTCTTTAGTCGTATAGATGATGGCTTacatggccgaaccttttataggtaatggcttaCTTGGCCGGTTATGGCCCTTGCGGCCAACCTGTTCATAACATGGTCTCTTTGGCCGAGTAATGGACCTTATGGTTTGGCCGTTTAAAAACATGGCCTCTACGGCCGAGGAATGGCCTTTTATGGCCGAGCCATTtataacatggtctttagatcatagtggtacacgaacttgtagtattgatcatgggtttatcctctctccccctcatgaccatactatgaggtcgtggtgcttgggacaattaagcctaatgagtttccctttgtgtacatgtttcacaacgtgagatcttttacgggataactctttgtgccttttcaatctttgcatcaagtttagactttaggatggctaatcctatcatgccatatagtgtaaactTTCGTGGGATATATCAATATAGTCACCActtctcttgcctcttatcatactgatcttataGCATAGTTTAAAATCACTAGAGATCATAAGGTATAGTTTTGACCATTTTCTTAtaaggtcttaggcgatttttctttcaaaatctgaaggaacttgaTTCCTTTtgtttgcccattgtttctatttagAAACCATATtattataactcaatgggtcacatattattgggtgtgtataatgccttataggcaatgccttagccatagtttatTTACTAGGCTTACTATACCTCTTTCACGATTTCTTACTTGGATAtttcatatgttcaagtaagatcaggcaagataatgaattcaaaccaattccattgtatatataaaatcgtgaatgACAATTAGgttaaagcaaatcacaaatcaagggctttaaaataaaatgtcgaGATCCCTCTTAGTCAATAGACATGCCGGCCACTCCTTGAGTTATATTGGACACGGCTCCCTTGGATTCATCTTGATCTATATCGGTCTTATTTGTATCAGGGTATCTCATCTCACTGCTCCTCTTTAGTACCTTGTCATTCTCAATCACCGTTAGGCAAGAGATCGGTCATTGTAAGTGGTAGAACCTCTTTCTATGTAGATATGTTTTGACAACAAATCTTCTGGATGGATGTGGAGTATGTCTTGAATAGACAATCATTATCTGTTACCTCTTCTCCACATAATCTCAGTTGGTACACGACCCTGGACAAGACAAAGTGAAACTCGGCCACTGTCTCAAAGTCTTGGAATCTGAGACTCATCCATTCATGTTTGACCTTTGGTAAAAATACCATAGTGTATCTAGACTTTAATTatgtccaaaggtcacgaggattCTTGATATGTAAATATTGATTTCTCAGTTCCTTAGTGAGATGATGACTCTTAATAATTATGGCTCTTAACTTTGCACTTTCAATTTCATCATTTATTTCAATGATACATTTCCtgagtcctctagacttcagggcaattgaagtgttcatttcccattctagataattatctcccgagagatttagaatggcataatccatgggttcaaatctcggcatctgaaatcatattatcaatcaattcattgatttagaattcttgcaaccaatttaaataatcagtgcacatgatttcataagtctctcTATAATACTTGGACCACACGGTCATGTATTGTGATGCTTAGGTTTCACGGCcattatgtgatacaacgatcttaaggatcggatcatgatgcaatccggtttatataaccatccggatactaggccacacggccacttAGATATGCACTAAGCCACACGGTTTTCAATctcaatcaagggcacaaggccgcaagtATGAACAATGgattaggccacacggccatatacAAAACGAGATCTAAATGCATTCAATCCTATTTCTTAGTTGCATATCTATTAggttttagaattaaataatctagcaacctaactctcattcaatatgtaaattctttaaatcaatctttcaagttttaagtaatgagagatttaaggtttcaaggcctttaggaattttaaaattcgagattagggtttttagttaaaacaagatccagattcaagttttaaaacaatcctaatcatagctctaggcgatcaatcaaacagtcaagtttcaaatcaaaattaaaaccgattttccaaaattaggtTTTTAAGGGGTttcgaaaactttgatctttgatcaaggggatttgatttgagattcaaaaacctttaacgttctgattttaattgatcaactAGGTAGAAACCCGCGCCCTTGCGCGGGGTAAAACTACTGTAAAATAATATAACGTacatattacatatttatacatagtttacaacTTTGCAGAATACATTATTGATGTAAAAATAATGTACAATAAAATGAGACAAAAGGAAGGTGCATTGCATAACTTGTTCATATAGTATGTAAGAATCACGCTATGAATTAATGCcaaaaacttataatattatacatcGATATAGATACTTAATTGCTAACGATCGCTTAATCGCACAAAAATAATTAACCTACGAAAACATTTATTAAGatgtagaaaaaaattaaaatttggagAATGATGGAatacataaattgattaaatatttatatggtaTTATACACTCTGCTGTAAGAAAAGACAAATGTcaataattacactaattattacaaaaatgttaaaataactaaaatttattaatactttagttcttattataaaaatttagcttattgcaatatattttaataatagattaatattttataatattttgaacaaattatagtataattaactTTATTTACAACATAactatttatcattaaaaagtattgatatttgtttaagttttaaaatGGTGTTATCATATAACTTAATAATATGAAAGCGTTGGTTCTGTAAACAATCAACTAAAattcacttttttttatttaatgaaatttttctttgtatttttgtcataaaaaacgCAAGTATACGCTTTTTCTCATTCTGCAACTTTTGTTGATTGGTAAAATATTTACAGAATCTTAAGAACACATCTTTGAAGTCTTCCTTCTGCCTTGAAATCACAA
Protein-coding regions in this window:
- the LOC106356058 gene encoding uncharacterized protein LOC106356058, producing the protein MTLALAEEKFFCQRSRIQWLKYGDSNTAFYFKMVTTRRSDNQIHFLIGSDGRRIDNRSEIEEHCVAFFKDLLAKESTPLTAPDRDLIGSLSAFRCTPEMQSMLIAEVSAAEIKETVFALPILKQWNCTIITLIPKKVNADKISEFRHISLCNVLYKIISMIIAKRLEIILPSMVSPHQSAFVKGRLLIENVLLATEMVQKFNQKNISSRGVLKVDLRKAFDSLRWDFIIQVLKAAQFPSTFINWIQQCITTTSFSINVNGDLCGFFKGEQGVRQGDPISPYLFIIAMEVFGRLLERKFEDGSIGYHPKGQDPKISHLAFADDVMVFFDGSHNSLNELSSTLETFHRLSGLEMNREKSALYTAGTDAEEQESLAAFGFTQGSFPFRYLGLPLTHMKLQKSEYSPLLDAISNRFNHWTTKALTFAGRLQLISSVICSTVNFWISAFMLPKACIKQIEGMCNHFMWSGDIAKKHGVKVAWSTVCQPKEEGGLGLRNFSLWNKTLNLKLIWLLFSNSDSLWVAWMRKHNLKDHRFWSAPAMATSSWI
- the LOC106356059 gene encoding uncharacterized protein LOC106356059 — encoded protein: MGIPITSNVADACTALGWRVPSHRVRHQRVAEARDSMIAHPLPNLAQGPDVFSWVVPGSTSPGFSSGLTWEHLRQKFPKLSWTRSVWFKGCIPKHAFTFWVAHLDRLHVRQRLVTWGIDVPDTCVLCNRFSESREHLFLECEYSKNIWSKLFTKLGEPRTRMRNWSALIHWLQAARGKRLFTIKHIATQAIVYLIWRERNSRLHAGNPLPHSVVFKQLDRCVRDIALARRDMKRFQTMLSIWFRYD